One genomic region from Macrobrachium rosenbergii isolate ZJJX-2024 chromosome 1, ASM4041242v1, whole genome shotgun sequence encodes:
- the LOC136838680 gene encoding brain tumor protein-like, with the protein MSVGSPTPSLESLSGTPLGSLIDSDPPRSLENSPPASTTGSIVGRSSPVATVCGICNDTYVLPRVLSCLHVFCLGCLEKVCDGGERLVCPQCQAVTTAPPPLLLPDYALHRLLETPVDEPASCTACKSRDVAAVARCLDCAKLLCPHCVMAHQYMHCFEGHRVVTLAELAQRDERPVTCLTHKGETLKYFCVTCSSPVCIECTVLDHPKGLHELETLNDAAPRHLDQICHAMEDGRSRAADLRSCVKSVEGSSSRLQQQYEKAQSEIHDTFTFYTTMVEERKTELLRELDSLYHAKQVSLSVFAQKAQESVDKLLSICEFIDKLRKYANTTEVLMFRKLIEGKLSEQMGKNFDLGMQNVSDLEFVSNFPAIQVGVRNTFGYIRSASDIQVGPTKLPPIARPNSSNSVSSMNSINSCLNGLSGLNLANGLNGSLSNGQPMTNGQSLSNGQLSNSQLSNGVSTSLANSLGTSLSHNLSNGLVNGLTNGLTNGLSSGLNTSVSGNLNGILERPYNNSQLSSLLSKRFSSSQNMGPFSTSLGDLNLNGLSSYEKWSCGGGEGVFNQEPVNGVSAPDPVLHDLSHKLLSCSIFPPRSQIKRQKMIYHCKFGEFGVLEGQFTEPSGVAVNAQNDIIVADTNNHRIQIFDKEGRFKFQFGECGKRDGQLLYPNRVAVVRTSGDIIVTERSPTHQIQIYNQYGQFVRKFGANTLCYPRGVTVDHKGRIIVVECKVMRVIIFDQFGTVLHQFNCPNHLEFPNGVVVNDKQEIFISDNRAHCVKVFNYEGQYLRQIGGEGITNYPIGVGINSQGEVLIADNHNNFNLTLFTQDGQLVSAYESKVKHAQCFDVALMDDGSVVLASKDYRLYVYRYLQVPPPHM; encoded by the exons ATGTCTGTAGGGTCGCCCACGCCGTCGCTTGAGTCTCTGTCTGGGACTCCTCTAGGTTCCCTCATAGACTCGGATCCTCCACGCTCTCTAGAGAACTCTCCACCAGCGTCCACCACAG GTTCCATTGTAGGACGGAGTTCTCCAGTTGCTACAGTTTGTGGAATATGTAATGATACGTATGTTCTGCCACGTGTGTTGTCCTGCTTACACGTCTTTTGTTTGGGGTGCTTAGAGAAAGTTTGTGATGGTGGAGAACGATTGGTGTGCCCTCAGTGTCAGGCAGTGACAACTGCTCCTCCTCCATTGCTCTTACCAGATTATGCTCTACATCGTTTACTAGAAACGCCTGTGGATGAACCAGCCTCTTGTACAGCTTGCAAGAGCCGGGACGTTGCTGCTGTTGCTCGTTGTTTGGATTGTGCCAAGCTTCTTTGTCCACACTGTGTCATGGCTCACCAATATATGCATTGCTTTGAGGGCCACAGGGTAGTTACCTTGGCTGAACTGGCCCAAAGAGATGAGCGACCAGTCACTTGCTTAACCCACAAAGGGGaaactttaaagtatttttgtgtcACATGTAGTTCTCCAGTTTGTATTGAGTGTACAGTCTTAGACCATCCAAAAGGTTTGCATGAATTGGAAACCTTGAATGATGCCGCACCCCGCCATCTAGATCAAATCTGCCATGCCATGGAAGATGGTCGTTCTCGAGCTGCTGATCTCCGCAGCTGTGTCAAGTCAGTTGAAGGTTCATCATCACGTCTTCAGCAGCAGTATGAAAAAGCCCAATCTGAAATTCACGACACATTTACATTCTACACAACAATGGTAGAAGAGCGCAAGACAGAGCTATTGCGGGAACTGGATTCTCTTTATCATGCCAAACAAGTTTCCCTCTCGGTATTTGCTCAAAAGGCTCAGGAGAGTGTTGATAAATTGTTATCTATTTGTGAGTTTATCgataaattaaggaaatatgCTAACACCACTGAAGTACTTATGTTTCGCAAACTTATTGAAGGAAAACTTTCCGAGCAAATGGGGAAAAATTTTGACTTGGGAATGCAGAATGTCAGTGATCTTGAATTTGTAAGTAATTTTCCTGCCATTCAAGTTGGTGTAAGGAATACATTTGGATATATTCGATCTGCTTCAGATATACAAGTTGGACCTACAAAATTACCTCCAATTGCAAGACCCAATTCTTCCAATTCAGTAAGTAGTATGAACAGTATCAACAGTTGCTTGAATGGACTTTCAGGACTAAATTTAGCTAATGGCTTAAATGGAAGTCTGAGCAATGGCCAACCAATGACTAATGGCCAAAGTTTATCAAATGGCCAACTGAGCAATAGCCAGCTCTCTAATGGTGTTTCTACAAGCTTAGCCAACAGCTTGGGAACAAGTTTGTCTCACAATCTGAGCAATGGACTCGTTAATGGATTAACAAATGGCTTGACCAACGGCCTCTCTAGCGGGCTTAACACTAGTGTTAGTGGTAATTTGAATGGAATACTTGAACGTCCATACAACAACAGTCAGTTGTCATCACTGTTATCCAAGAGGTTCAGCTCATCCCAGAATATGGGACCATTCTCCACTAGTTTGGGAGATCTGAATTTGAATGGTTTATCATCATATGAGAAATGGAGCTGCGGAGGAGGGGAAGGTGTATTTAACCAAGAACCTGTGAATGGAGTTAGTGCTCCAGATCCAGTTCTGCATGATCTGTCCCACAAACTTCTGTCATGCTCTATTTTTCCTCCCCGTTCTCAAATAAAACGGCAGAAGATGATTTACCACTGCAAGTTTGGTGAGTTCGGGGTGTTAGAAGGTCAGTTTACAGAACCCAGTGGTGTGGCTGTCAATGCTCAGAATGACATCATTGTAGCAGACACCAACAACCATAGAATTCAAATATTTGATAAGGAAGGACGTTTTAAATTCCAGTTTGGGGAATGTGGAAAACGAGATGGCCAGCTATTATACCCCAATAGAGTTGCAGTTGTACGAACCAGTGGTGACATCATTGTAACAGAGCGGTCTCCTACACATCAGATTCAGATCTACAACCAGTATGGACAGTTTGTTAGGAAATTTGGCGCCAATACACTTTGCTACCCAAGGGGGGTAACAGTTGATCACAAAGGTCGAATAATTGTAGTTGAATGCAAAGTGATGAGGGTTATCATATTTGATCAGTTTGGCACTGTTCTTCACCAGTTCAATTGCCCCAACCATCTGGAGTTCCCTAATGGAGTTGTTGTTAATGACAAGCAAGAAATATTCATATCAGACAACAGAGCCCATTGTGTCAAG gtgttCAATTATGAAGGTCAGTATCTGCGACAAATAGGTGGTGAAGGAATAACAAATTATCCTATTGGTGTTGGGATTAACAGCCAAGGAGAAGTTCTGATTGCTGACAACCATAATAATTTTAACTTGACACTGTTCACGCAAGATGGTCAGCTTGTGTCTGCATACGAGTCGAAAGTCAAGCATGCCCAATGCTTTGATGTTGCATTGATGGATGATGGCTCAGTAGTGTTGGCCTCCAAGGATTACCGACTGTATGTGTACCGCTACCTGCAGGTCCCTCCCCCACATATGTGA